Genomic window (Chitinophagaceae bacterium):
TAAAAGCATACAATCTCTTGAAAACAAAAAAAAATATTTCAAATATCCATATACACCTTCACAAGGTTATAAATATAGGTGCGGGATTAGGTGGAGGGTCTGCTGATGCTGCTTTTGTTCTTAAAATGTTGAACGATTTATTTTCTTTGCATATAGAAACTTCAGAGTTAGAAAAGTATGCGGGAGAATTAGGAAGTGATGTTCCTTTTTTTATAAAAAATAAACCTTCTTTTGCAGAAGGACGAGGGACGCAATTGATAGAATGTAATATTTCTCTGAAAGGATATTTTCTTTTATTAGCATTCCCCAATATTTTTATAAGCACAAAAGAAGCATATTCGCAGATTACTCCCGATAATAATAGAAAACCCATAGAAGAAATTCTTTCGCTTCCTATTGAGAAATGGAAAAAGCATTTGGAAAATGATTTTGAGAAAAATGCCTTTAAAACATATCCCCTACTGAAAGAAATAAAAGAAACATTGTATCAAAAAAATGCTCTCTATGCCTCTATGTCTGGATCTGGATCTACCATGTATGGAATATTTGAAAAAGAACCATCGCACATTTTAAAAAATAGTAATTTATATACAAAAGGACAATATATTCAATAACACAATTATACACAGAGCATGAATAATGATATTACAATAGCAGTAGAGCCGATGTTACAAGAAGATAAGGGAAGATTTGTTTTATTTCCTATCAAACATCAAGATATATGGGAGTTTTATAAACACGCAGAAGCAAGTTTTTGGACTGCAGAAGAAGTAGATTTAGGACTTGATCTAGCGGATTGGCAAAAATTAAACGATGGAGAAAGGCATTTTATATCACATGTGCTTGCATTTTTTGCTTCTAGTGATGGAATAGTAAATGAAAATCTGGCACAAAATTTTATAGGATCTGTACAGTACCCAGAAGCAAAGTGTTTTTATGGATTTCAAATAGCAATAGAGAATATTCATTCAGAAATGTATTCTCTTCTTATAGATACCTATATAAAAAATGAAACAGAAAAAAAGCATCTTTTTAACGCAATAGACACGATGCCTTTTGTAAAACAAAAAGCCGATTGGGCTTTGAAATGGATAGCAAACGGAACATTTCAAGAACGACTTATTGCCTTTGCTGCCGTAGAAGGTATTTTCTTTTCTGGAAGTTTTTGTTCTATTTTTTGGTTAAAAAAAAGAGGACTTATGCCCGGACTTGGATTTTCAAATGAACTTATTTCAAGAGACGAGGGGCTTCACTGTGATTTTGCTTGTATGCTTTATAAAAATCATATTGTGCATAAGCTCCCTACCCAAAAAGTAAAATCTATTATAAAAGAAGCAGTAGCATTAGAAAAAGAGTTTGTTACCGAAGCACTCCCTGTAAAACTCATAGGTATGAACGCAA
Coding sequences:
- the ispE gene encoding 4-(cytidine 5'-diphospho)-2-C-methyl-D-erythritol kinase translates to MVTFPNAKINIGLHILQKREDGFHDISTCMYPVYFLTDILEIIPSDTIHFTSSGIAMEEKAENLCVKAYNLLKTKKNISNIHIHLHKVINIGAGLGGGSADAAFVLKMLNDLFSLHIETSELEKYAGELGSDVPFFIKNKPSFAEGRGTQLIECNISLKGYFLLLAFPNIFISTKEAYSQITPDNNRKPIEEILSLPIEKWKKHLENDFEKNAFKTYPLLKEIKETLYQKNALYASMSGSGSTMYGIFEKEPSHILKNSNLYTKGQYIQ
- a CDS encoding ribonucleotide-diphosphate reductase subunit beta, with the translated sequence MNNDITIAVEPMLQEDKGRFVLFPIKHQDIWEFYKHAEASFWTAEEVDLGLDLADWQKLNDGERHFISHVLAFFASSDGIVNENLAQNFIGSVQYPEAKCFYGFQIAIENIHSEMYSLLIDTYIKNETEKKHLFNAIDTMPFVKQKADWALKWIANGTFQERLIAFAAVEGIFFSGSFCSIFWLKKRGLMPGLGFSNELISRDEGLHCDFACMLYKNHIVHKLPTQKVKSIIKEAVALEKEFVTEALPVKLIGMNAILMCQYIEFVADRLLLELQCSKIYNATNPFDFMNMISLQGKTNFFEKRVAEYQKAGLIKNKNGTTDSEFTLNEEF